Genomic window (Prionailurus bengalensis isolate Pbe53 chromosome E3, Fcat_Pben_1.1_paternal_pri, whole genome shotgun sequence):
gtgtaatttaacacacaaaatggatgaatataagggaaggtgggggagagaagagagggaaacaaaccacaagagactcttgacAGACAGTGCacatgagtgaggggcagagagagagggagacagagaaccccaagcaggctccgcactgtcagcatggagcccgacatgggacttgaactcgtgaaactgcaagattatgatgtaagccaaaaccaagagttaaatgcttaactgattgaaccacccaggcaccccatatcaataagagactcttactaatagagaacaaactacaGGTTGATGGAAGAAGGGTGAgcagtgggctaaatgggtaatgggcattaaagagggcacttgttgggatgagcactgggtgttgtgtaagagatgaatcactgaattctactcctgaaaccaatattgcactgtatgttaactaaaatttaaattaaaaagagaaaaaaacccaataaaatgTCACATTCATGACATTTTCATGCTTCATATTTCTTAATTGCACTTATCACTGAGAgatcatatattacatattttttatttatctgccttttctagaatatAAACTGCAGAGGAGCAAGGAACTTTATCCTGCAAGTCTGAAATGATACCTGGCACATggtacatgtaaatatattttgaatgaataaatgaggctTAAATTATTATTCAAATTTTGCTCACTTTCATTAATAGTTTTTAATGGTCTTGGTGGTTTACacatccatatttatttatttacttaactggcatttattttattttatttttaaatgttttatttatttttgggagagagagagagagtgtgagcaggggaggggcagaaagagagggggacagaagatcctaagcaggctcttcgTGGCAGCtgagagccaatgcagggcttgaacccacgagccgtgagatcatgacctgatctgaagtcagactcttaaccaactgagcacctaggtgcccctatcagGCATTTATTTTATACTGACTGTGAGctagagatgggggtggggaaaatgtgTTTCTAATCTTACAGAGGAGTTAGACAAATGCACAAGTAATACAAAGGCATGAATAAGTGGGAAAGGGCAAGAAATGTTGAATATAAGGCATAGCCAGGTCTGAGTTTGTGATGAGTTTCACTTAAGTCTTATCAGAAGGATCTCAGAGACCTGGAGCAAGCTCGGCTATGGCCCAAATGCAGAAACAGAGAGTCATTCCACCATAGGCCTTGAGGAAGTGACTTAGGACTTGGCTGAATCTCCATTTCTCCTTCTATCTTATGAGGTACTTTCAATAATTCATTAGAAAGTAACGAGATAGAGTTTTATAAACTCTATAAACTCTTGTTATGCTAACAAGAGGGATTTAAGTCTGCTCCTGAAACATGGTTGTTAGTTGTTTATCCCCTGGGTCTGAAGTCAAACCACTCAACAAGATACAAAGTTCACTTTAAAATCTTACTGCAATGATATCATCAGAATTAATTCAGAGTCCTGCGACAAGACAGCAAGACAGATGGTGGCACCAGCTTTTAAATATCATCCCAGAAGCTAGGAAGGCAGGGATGTTTAGCAACCTGTGAACTGACAAACAAGGAATTCATATAAAGAGGCACAGtattgggccgcctgggtggcgcagtaggttaagcgtccaacttcagccaggtcacgatctcacggtccgtgggttcgagccccgcgtagggctctgggctgatggctcagagcctggagcctgtttccgattctgtgtctccctctctctctgcccctcccccgttcatgctctgtctcgctctgtcccaaaaataaataaaaaacgttgaaaaaaaaatttttttaagaggcacagtaaaatgaaagaaacaattacTTAGGGGTCTGAAGATCTCACCCTTAGTCTGGTTCTGCTTTTTACTAGTTATATAACCTTGGGGAAGTTGTTaaactgtttcctcatctggaaaattggGACAGTAATAGCTCATACTGTTCTTATAAAGATCAAAAACATAATACATGGTTTTAAGATTATTGTCTCTAGAGTGAAATataccacaaaagactcttaactatagagggttgatggagggagataggtggggggtgggctaaatgggtgatgggtgttaaggagggcacttgctgagATGAGCATTTGGCGTTGcatgtaagtgatcaatcactgaattctactcatgaaacttaaaaaaaaaaaagtctctaaatCCATTCTCTACACTAAAAAGATCAaggactccttggagaaatggttgattccagGTCTGGGGCATAGAGTGTACATGATGAGCCTGGATGGACATCTTGGTTTACCAGAAAACAAGGGCATTCTCCATGACTACTAGGTTAATGCCAAAAGAACACAGGAATCACAGGAAggagctcccactggccaaagatggaacaatttgagaagtaaaaaataataaaaatgaagttgatCAAACACATTGACTGTGTTTTTATAAGATTCatgagtttggggcacctgggtggctcagtcggttaagcatccaacctcggctcaggtcatgatctcaccatggcttgtggatttgagccccacattgggctctgtgctgacagctcaaagcctggagcctgcttcagattttgtgtctccctctctctgcccctcccccactcacagtgtgtgtgtgtgtgtgtgtgtgtgtgtgtgtgtgtgtgtgtctcaaaagtaaataaacatttaaaaaaaaagattcatgagtttattctcaagagaaaaaaaacatagagtcCATTAGCATCCTGAAAATCCATCTTTAAAAGGGAATTATGGgtacctgtctggctcagttggaagagcatgttactcttaatcttggggtcatgggtttgagccccacaatgagtgtagagattaaataaataaataaataaataaataaataaataaataaataaacttttaaaaaaataaaagaattaaacatttgttttgcCTTTCTTGTCAAAATGTATTTCAGGGTAACCAAATAGCCTAAGTCCATGAGAGAAAGACATCTAGCAaataaatgtggaagaaatgactgaattataaaattatgatcTCATAGCCCCTAGTGAAATAATAGCAAATGAACATAATAGCAAATAAAGTAATGAACTATGGATGAAATCATTGGATAAAAGTTTATGTGGAACTTCACAATTTCAGGGAAAGAGTGTTACCATATGAGCCCATTGATCAGTGACAGCATCACTAAAGTTGGGACAATGAACTATTGTGGATCTCCTGTTGTGATACCAACACACATTACTTCCTAGGAACTTTTTCTTGCCCCCCCCAAATGGAATCTGAATATAAACAAACTTCTAGATTCAACCTCAATTTACAGGAAATATGGAAGAGAGAGGAACAAGTTAAATGACACCACAAAGAAGCAGACACATCCACAAAGTGGGACATTTTACAGGATAACTGACCCAAATTCTTCAACAAGTCAATGTCAGGGGAAAATGAAAAGGACAGGAAGACTGCCCTAGAATACGAGACTTCCAAGCAAACTTCATGTATAGATTTTGTATGTATTCTGAGGTCTTTTAGACAATCAGAGTAATTTGATTCTGGACTGCGTATTAGATAAAAACAGGACCAGTTGATTTTGTCAGGTGTGAAAATAACACTGAAGTTTATGTAAGAAAGGAGTCTAGTTTTTTAGAGCTGTATACTGAGAAATATAGGAGTAAAATGACATAAGATCTGCAGCAGAGGAAAACAAAGggatatataaagcaaatatgacaaggggcacctgggtggcttggtcagttaaggatctgactcttgattttggctcaggtcatgatctcaagattggtgagttcaagtctgCAGCGGGCTCTCACTGACCGAatggagctggcttcggattctctctcttcctctctgtctctcaaaataaataaactttttaaaaaatgtgacagGTCTTGACAATTGTTCAATCCGCGTGATGGGATATGGGAGTTCACTGTTCTATTCTTTGCACTTTTAAGAATATCTTAGTATTTTCGTAACACAAAATCTAAAGAGTTTTTTTCTAAGATCATGTATGGGGGAGTAGTAAAAGGATAAATATTAGTTTCTTTCCCAACAGCAAATGTAAGACACGTGGGTGGAAGAGAAAAATCCCCTCggtgttttattaaaaacactcTCCTGGGACTTGTTCATTTAAAGAACCACCAAGATTGCCCTGAGAGCGTGGTATGTAGGCCACGCCCCACCAGGGATAAGACTTCAGAGTGcggaagaaaaaattcaaatgggCAACAAACAGCAAGATCAAATATCTgggaagcacccccccccccccccggccaactttttttttttaagtagggtaTTATTTTgatctattaaaaagaaaatcccccAGGGGATAGCTGCAATTTTTGTGGGAAGACAATTATCTGGGCTACTTAAAGGCGTTCTTCGCAACAACTCCCTGAGAGAAGCTTTTAGAGACACACTAACTAGGTAATTAGACCTGGGAGTCGCCCCGGAGTGTAATGACTCCCGCTCCGCGGTGCAGCGGCGCCCCTCCGCTAAGAGGCCGACGTGGCCTTTTCCGGTGCAGTAACCCTGACGGATTCCTCTCTCCTTCGCCCCTCTCCTGGAGAACCCTTCCCCGCCCAGCGGATCCCAGCGCAATGTGCACTGACTGGCCGGACCCTCGGCTCGCGCTAAATACCCTGCACCGCCACTCCCTACTCCCGGCTCTCACCCCAAATTGCCCGCGCGAGGTTACCTCGTGTATTGTAGCCTAACTGCGGCACTTGAGTAACCGCGGATAATCCGAAATCGCGCGCAGTTCCGGGTCTTATAGCAGGCCGCGTGCCTTTTGCTTTATAATCCCTCGCTTAAAGCAATTAATTCACACTCCTTATCAAAAACGGGTAcggtggaaaagaaaaacagctaatGTATATATGGCCCTTCAAGCCATAAATACTTTCAACATTTTGATGAGTTTCCTTTCAATCTTTTATATagacagatctttaaaaaatacgcTACTGGGATACCAGAGATATTTCTTCAAAAGTGAATCTTTCACTTTACATTATTACTGAGCACTTTCTGATGTCATCAAACAGCCTAACAAAATGTTTACTGCTGATGAAAGTCCTCGAGAggaacacacattttctttaagtAGCCCCTTGTTGTTGACACTTGTAGTTTTTCATTCTTGACCGACATAAAATGTTCGGTCGGGTTTTGCCAAATGCCCCTCTCGCGACGGCGGCGGCACACAGGCCCGGATAGACTAAGTGGTCACTGTGGCGGGGGCTGTAAAGCAGAGGGCCACGCGCGACCACTTCCCGGCTCTGTTAGGTCACCAATAAGCTCCGCCCCCGCAAGCACAGCCAATCGAAACGCGGGGCGGGGTCTCCCAGAAGCGCGCGCGTGCGCCGGCCGGCGGCCATGGGGGACGACGAGATGGGCCCGGCGTTTCTCAACGCCCGGGCTCGGGTCCGGCAGCCTCCAGCCGAGGCGTGGCCGCCCGTGAGCTCCGAGGACGAGCTCTACGATTGCCTGGATTATTACTACCTGCGCGACTTCCCGGCCTGCGGGGCCGGGCGCAGCAAGGGCCGGACGCGGCGCGAGCGGGAACTGCGCGCCAACTGGCCAGTGCCCGGAGGCCACGAGCGCAAGATCGCGCAGAAGCTCCTCAACGGTCAGCGCAAGCGTCGCCAGCGCCAGCTGCAGCCCCGGGCGCGCACTCGCCTCGCCTGAGCACAGGTGCGTGCGGGCTGCACCTGGGCAGGACTCTGGGAAGCCCTGTGAGCGCCctggccacccgggtgcctctcgCGTCCGCCCTCTGTGAATGCACCCGGGCACAGTCGCCTCCTTCCGAGGCTGCTTCGCGTTAGCGAATCGTAGCTGGACCCCCAAAACACCCACCAGATCTCTTGGCTGCAATTAGAATAGTGTAAAACTCTACCTTTTGGAATTTTATAGTTGGGAGAAGAAGGGTCTAGGAAACGcagaaacatcttaaaaatagaagaatttaCTTCCAGTGCGTATGCATGGGCTAAagagaataatttatttcttttttgtcagtTTTCTGCAGGATACCCGAAGGCCTtgataaaagtattttctctgaCTCCAGCTGTAACTGTGGTCGTAAGGGGGAGAATCCGTGTTGGTCAACATAACTTCTTTCCGACATCACTTAAATTTACCGCTCCAGTATCTTTTCCTTACTGATTGTTAATTAAGTAACATCCAAGTGTCCAAGTGGGTATGCCTTTTTAgggtttttaattaaaagcaagaATGGCATTTTaactcttctggtttttttttttttttcagttgctacGGTAACTCgtttcaaatatacaaatatttgagTTCATCTTAATGTGTAATAGGGGGAGAACAAAGAGAGGAATGTGTGCAAGATTTCAACCCCCGTGTGATAGATGCAGTGTGCAGGTTTAATATTTGTTTGCCAGAATAGGAATATTTTAAGTTGTAAGAGTGTGTACTGAACGGTTGCTAGATTCTCCGCACTGCTGATCCCACAACAGTCCTTTCAAGTGGACGCTGCTGTCTCCCATTTTGTAGAGGGGATTCTGAGGCTAAGGAGTTCAAATCACTCTTCAGAGGTCATGCAGCTGGTTACAAAGAAGACCAGGTATAGCAGATACTCAAAAGCTTTCATTCATTCCGCCATCACAGTTTTCCTCTATTGTACACCATATTCTGTGGTGCAGTACCACCCACAAATTTCAGCTCCAACGATGAGAGTTGAGATGTGGTTTAAAAAGTAGGCAGAATATACATCAGGGTGGTTGTCTTTCTCTTCAGTCTGCATTCCTTAGGCCTCTGCACCCAATGGTGAGTCCTTGGTTAGGAGAGAAGGATGGTGCGTACTGGAAGGAGCAACCTGAATTTTAATCTTCTGGCTGTTCATCGCTGTGGCATTCAGCACCCTTCTGAGGTAACTACTTTCAAGTTACACCAAGCCTCGagtttctcatttgtgaaatggaatGATACTGGATTACCTTACCACACTGGATTATagatcaaatatataaaacatctcACACAATTAAGTATGCaagaggtactcaataaatagtaactatttttaagtttacaaaacagaatcctttctccttcctctctggtcAGTCTTCAGTTCTTTCATTCActacattcattcttttaaaatgtctccagatgGTGTGCTGTAATAGGAATTctggctttggagtcaaacacctgtgtgaacttgggcaaattgcttaaaCTCCAAGTATCTGTTTCCTTATCCACAAGATGGGGATAAAACAGTACTTACTTAAAGAGTTCTTGTGagggtgtggggtgcctgggtggctcgatgggttaagcgtctgacttttggttttggctcaggtcatgatctcatgattcatgggtttgggcctgtgttggtctctgcagTGTcactgcttgggatgctctctctctgcccctcccccatgttcactttcctgtctctaaataaataaactttaagaaatagttTTTGTGAggtgtaaataaaataatacatgtaaaccTCTTAGTGCCTGGTATACAAAGGCACTCACATGATTGTTGTATATGTGCTGCCTGAGTGAGCATGGCACTCACATCATTAGTAGTATTCCCATTGTCACCGTCTT
Coding sequences:
- the NUPR2 gene encoding nuclear protein 2, with the translated sequence MGDDEMGPAFLNARARVRQPPAEAWPPVSSEDELYDCLDYYYLRDFPACGAGRSKGRTRRERELRANWPVPGGHERKIAQKLLNGQRKRRQRQLQPRARTRLA